GATCCGCTGCGACCAGGAGGGCCTTTTCTTAACCCAAAacctactactccgtatttccAATCAATAGCTGTCCAGGCCAGCGGCTCTCTCTGTCCAGCTGACGCGCAGAGCCTTCAACCGGCGCCGATAGCCGGCGCCCTTGGAACCACGGCCCGCAGCCATCATGTAATAAAATCGGACGGAGACTCTATGCAGCAACAGCTAATGGGCCGTGTTCTTCAGTGCGCTGAATACACCAAAGTACATTGCACCACCCAAACTTAGCTATTCCGACGTGCTTAGAAATGCTCCTGTTGGTCACGATCtcaaagggggggggggcaaGATAGGTTGACCAGTCGTTAGTCCGGTTACTTATATCGCACCCTGTTCTCCAAAAGCCCAAGTGTTCAATCAATGCCCATCATATAAATGACAACTTCTGCAGTTGGACCAGGTCTATTTATTATCCCGGATAgtaagtaaaaaaaaaatcataaAAACTGCGACAATTGTCGTGCCAACACCAGCGCCATCATGGACGCGACCATGTTGCGGTCCCTGGTCGAGCTTCAGCCTGCTTCCAACCAAGCAGACTCGGAAAGCGTCGCTCCCCTCACCACGCCCCGGAGAGTGGTCCAGAGAACATATCCCGGGGCGCCAACCCAGGAGAATGCCTCGATTGCGCTTCACAGTCCGcccggccacggcggcgagTACATTCCCAACACACCGCGGACAGAGGCGGCCGCGGACGACTTGGAGATGCGCAGGCCTGCTTCGCCTGGTCCCACGGCGGACGCGGTAGATGCCGTCATGAGCGTGTGGGATCCGTCCATGAACCGCTTCAGGCTGCTGTCCTTGTGCCTGTGCAGTCTGGGCGATGGCTTGAGCGACAGCGCTGCCGGTGCCTTGATTCCCTACATGGAGACGTATGTGCCCTCTCCTATTCTTCTACTCGGGGGATCTTCGCGCTGACCACGTATCGGACGGATACGCAAAATACAGATACTACGAGATTGGGTATGGCGTCGTCTCGCTCATCTTTGTCGGCCAGGCGCTGGGCtttgttgccgccgccgtggtccTCGACACGATGCGCGCCAGGCTCGGCCGGGCAAGGCTGCTCGCCGTGTCGCAGGCCTGCATGGCCCTGGGGTACGTGCCGCTCGTGGCGACGGGGCCCTTTGTGCTCGTCATCCTGGCCTTCTTCCTGGTCGGCTTCGGGCTGGCCATCAATGTCGCCGTGGGGAATACCTTTTGCGGCGCGCTGCAGAACGGCACGCTGGTCCTGGGCCTCTTGCACGGCACGTatggcatcggcggcatctCCGGGCCCCTGGTGGCCACTGCgctcgtggccgtggccggcgCCATCTGGAGCAGGTACTACATCGTCACCCTCGGCGTGGTGTTGCTGTCTCTCGCCGTGGCCCTCTGGTCGTTCTGGTCGTTTGAGAAGGAGCAGAGTCCTGCCGCCAGAGCCCGCGAGGCCCAGCCCGACGGGACGTTTCTGATGGGCAT
The DNA window shown above is from Metarhizium brunneum chromosome 1, complete sequence and carries:
- the BSC6_1 gene encoding Bypass of stop codon protein 6; protein product: MDATMLRSLVELQPASNQADSESVAPLTTPRRVVQRTYPGAPTQENASIALHSPPGHGGEYIPNTPRTEAAADDLEMRRPASPGPTADAVDAVMSVWDPSMNRFRLLSLCLCSLGDGLSDSAAGALIPYMETYYEIGYGVVSLIFVGQALGFVAAAVVLDTMRARLGRARLLAVSQACMALGYVPLVATGPFVLVILAFFLVGFGLAINVAVGNTFCGALQNGTLVLGLLHGTYGIGGISGPLVATALVAVAGAIWSRYYIVTLGVVLLSLAVALWSFWSFEKEQSPAARAREAQPDGTFLMGMLSALKLRVVLLGAIFIFAYQGAEVSISGWVISFLINVRDGDPSSVGYVSSGFWAGITAGRFFLSGPAQRIGEKRFVYGLVVGAIAFQILVWLVPNIVGNAVAVSIVGLLLGPVYPCSAAVFMRAMSHRDALSGMGTISACGSLGGAVAPFFTGMLAQAVGTYVLHPIVIGLFVVMLLCWYAMPVDEKRSD